One genomic window of Glycine soja cultivar W05 chromosome 9, ASM419377v2, whole genome shotgun sequence includes the following:
- the LOC114425274 gene encoding 4-hydroxy-tetrahydrodipicolinate synthase, chloroplastic-like → MATLKSLCFRGTAFPVCPSNVTNNRNSRSSYWRPAQAAVKPNFHLPMRSFELKNRTSPEDIKALRLITAIKTPYLPDGRFDLEAYDDLVNMQIGQGAEGIIVGGTTGEGQLMSWEEHIMLIAHTVNCFGGKIKVIGNTGSNSTREAIHATEQGFAVGMHAALHINPYYGKTSLDGMLAHFQSVLSMGPTIIYNVPARTGQDIPPHVIQTLAESANLAGVKECVGNDRIKQYTDDGIVVWSGNDDQCHDARWGYGATGVISVVSNLVPGLMRELMFGGVNPTLNSKLLPLIDWLFHMPNPIGLNTALAQLGVVRPVFRLPFVPLPVDKRIEFANLVKEIGREHFVGNKDVEVLDDDDFFLVSRY, encoded by the exons ATGGCCACACTCAAGAGCCTCTGCTTCAGAGGAACTGCCTTTCCCGTTTGCCCCTCCAATGTCACCAACAATAGAAACTCCAG GAGCTCATATTGGAGGCCTGCACAAGCAGCCGTGAAGCCCAATTTCCATCTCCCAATGCGCAGTTTTGAGTTAAAAAATAG GACTTCTCCAGAGGACATAAAGGCTCTGAGATTGATAACTGCCATTAAAACTCCATACCTACCTGATGGTCGATTTGATCTTGAAGCATATGATGACTTGGTGAATATGCAGATTGGACAAGGGGCCGAAGGTATTATTGTTGGTGGGACAACTGGTGAAGGCCAATTAATGAGCTGGGAAGAGCACATAATGCTTATTGCTCACACAGTCAACTGTTTTGGTGGGAAAATTAAGGTTATTGGAAATACTGGAAGCAACTCCACCAGGGAAGCAATTCATGCCACCGAGCAAGGTTTTGCTGTTGGAATGCATGCTGCCCTTCACATAAACCCTTACTATGGCAAAACCTCCTTGGATGGTATGCTTGCTCACTTTCAAAGTGTGCTTTCCATGGGTCCCACAATAATCTACAATGTGCCTGCACGGACTGGTCAAGACATTCCCCCGCATGTAATTCAAACCTTAGCTGAAAGTGCTAACCTGGCTGGTGTCAAGGAGTGTGTGGGAAATGACCGGATCAAGCAGTATACAGATGATGGAATTGTTGTGTGGAGTGGGAATGATGATCAATGCCATGATGCTAGATGGGGTTATGGGGCTACTGGTGTGATATCTGTTGTAAGCAACCTGGTTCCTGGTTTAATGCGAGAACTCATGTTTGGCGGCGTAAACCCTACACTAAATTCTAAGCTTTTGCCTCTGATTGACTGGCTTTTCCACATGCCAAACCCCATTGGTTTGAACACTGCTCTTGCTCAACTTGGAGTTGTCAGACCCGTTTTTAGGCTACCGTTTGTACCTCTCCCTGTGGACAAAAGGATAGAGTTTGCCAATTTGGTGAAGGAAATTGGTCGAGAGCATTTTGTTGGAAATAAAGATGTTGAGGTTCTTGATGACGATGACTTTTTCTTGGTTAGTCGTTATTAA
- the LOC114367056 gene encoding protein LITTLE ZIPPER 2-like: MCSISSKQTLYLVLPRPWPSKRHHHNHRHLRLGMLNRRRAHLKEARQRKRIVVVKSEIQMKNLKLYMENQTIIEENEKLRKQAMLLHKENQALLSQLQKKLSEQNNNTNNN; the protein is encoded by the exons ATGTGCTCTATCTCTTCAAAACAGACCCTTTATTTGGTTCTTCCTCGTCCATGGCCATCTAAAAGACACCACCACAACCACAGGCACCTTCGGTTGGGCATGCTCAACAG AAGGAGGGCACACTTGAAAGAAGCAAGACAAAGGAAAAGGATTGTTGTGGTGAAATCAGAGATTCAGATGAAGAACTTGAAACTGTACATGGAGAACCAAACCATCATAGAGGAGAATGAGAAGTTGAGGAAACAAGCCATGCTTCTGCACAAAGAGAATCAGGCACTCTTGTCTCAGCTCCAAAAGAAGCTTTCAGAACAAAACAACAATACCAACAATAACTAG